The following proteins come from a genomic window of Nostoc sp. ATCC 53789:
- a CDS encoding DUF2301 domain-containing membrane protein, which translates to MTTQTLPPPEVYQGQFGEFTITQSDRTGVIIYRAGLMVAAVSFAIGSALILFNNNPTVVTALTPLYACFSLALGVSLFTIHIYMASLHRMLQIFWAIGSMASVILAISSTEPLALTVYNQPLTLFGVGFIFVALTGIYFKEAFCFNRLETKVLTLIVPLLLLGHLVGILPTQGESVLLGIWATLFLVFALRKTVQAIPADIGDKSVFTYLEEQRLAKI; encoded by the coding sequence ATGACTACGCAAACACTACCTCCACCAGAAGTTTATCAAGGTCAGTTTGGGGAATTTACAATTACTCAGAGCGATCGCACTGGCGTAATTATCTACCGTGCTGGCTTAATGGTAGCAGCAGTCAGCTTTGCGATAGGCAGCGCTTTGATTTTGTTCAACAATAACCCGACTGTTGTAACTGCACTTACACCTTTATATGCTTGTTTTAGTCTCGCTCTTGGTGTAAGTTTATTTACCATTCATATCTACATGGCATCACTGCATCGAATGTTGCAAATTTTTTGGGCGATCGGTAGTATGGCATCAGTTATTCTGGCAATTTCTAGTACTGAACCTTTAGCTCTGACTGTTTACAATCAGCCTCTTACCTTATTTGGGGTTGGTTTTATTTTTGTTGCTTTGACAGGGATTTATTTTAAAGAGGCTTTTTGCTTCAATCGTTTAGAAACTAAAGTATTAACCCTAATAGTACCGCTACTGTTATTAGGACATTTGGTGGGAATTTTACCAACTCAGGGCGAAAGTGTTTTATTAGGAATTTGGGCAACGTTGTTTTTGGTATTTGCCCTGCGAAAGACAGTGCAAGCAATTCCTGCTGATATTGGAGATAAATCTGTATTTACTTACTTGGAAGAACAACGTCTAGCTAAAATTTAA
- a CDS encoding ElyC/SanA/YdcF family protein produces MQAKNRRRKNFPKIKLIKRQEMWTLTAQGWAIAIALIAYLIFFVITHVHSFLAVTSPIKSAEVLVVEGWLPDYAIQQALTEFKNGSYNLVITTGGSIEKGNYLSEYKSFAEVSAATFEKLGLESEKVVAVPTPNVIKDRSYASAAEFDRWLSDSNLKLKSINVFSLDVHTRRSWFLFRKILTPQVQVGAIAARTHDYDPNKWWVSSQGVRTILDEGIAYIYARFLNWKA; encoded by the coding sequence ATGCAGGCAAAAAACCGTCGGCGTAAAAATTTTCCAAAAATCAAACTAATAAAACGCCAAGAAATGTGGACACTTACGGCTCAGGGGTGGGCGATTGCGATCGCTTTGATTGCTTATTTAATATTTTTCGTTATTACTCATGTACACTCATTTCTCGCCGTGACTTCCCCGATCAAATCAGCAGAAGTATTAGTTGTTGAAGGATGGCTACCAGATTATGCCATACAACAAGCTTTAACTGAATTTAAAAACGGTTCTTATAATCTAGTAATTACTACAGGAGGATCGATAGAAAAAGGAAATTATCTTAGCGAATACAAAAGCTTTGCAGAAGTATCAGCCGCTACCTTCGAGAAACTCGGTTTAGAATCGGAGAAGGTAGTAGCTGTTCCGACACCAAACGTAATCAAGGATCGTAGTTATGCCTCTGCTGCTGAATTTGATCGCTGGCTATCCGATTCCAATTTAAAGCTAAAATCAATTAATGTTTTTTCTTTGGATGTTCACACCCGTAGAAGTTGGTTCCTATTCAGAAAAATACTTACACCTCAAGTCCAAGTTGGTGCGATCGCAGCTAGAACTCATGATTACGATCCAAACAAATGGTGGGTTTCTAGCCAAGGTGTGCGGACAATTCTTGATGAAGGCATCGCTTATATTTACGCGCGATTTTTGAATTGGAAAGCCTAA
- a CDS encoding alpha/beta hydrolase, whose protein sequence is MKYFYRLLISLSGCLIFLLVHSGLGLLPSLAAEKVTVRYGLFEQSIPVADIRNYGEKQKASSDLQSFLDYLSAKEKEKFQEALQVKMSLDIVALDKLINTGMGKQILSFASGAIARRDQASTQALRSALIIGAKSPEGLGLISFLEAYPSNQLVVDVSKISKLVGLANSSSNSANALPKDNVSSSPFGKIALQYQILAAQDKQFSGCLFGDSISAGLGNTLGSGTFNFGLNGLSTISLLEQLKSLIPTKVKCEKAIIAVGGNDAWYGISDELFSKNLQEAIALVRTMGNKEIFLIPAFYSTVAASLDPTVSAPLPKVEQINVLINQVAEKEKVPVAAAGLAPLYENNVLKENLTSDGDHLNAEGLKIYRQALLQILEK, encoded by the coding sequence ATGAAATATTTTTATCGTCTTTTAATAAGCCTATCTGGGTGCTTAATATTTTTACTGGTGCATAGTGGTCTTGGTTTATTGCCTAGTTTGGCAGCCGAGAAAGTTACTGTCAGATACGGGTTGTTTGAGCAATCAATCCCGGTGGCAGATATACGCAACTATGGCGAGAAACAAAAGGCTTCTAGCGATTTGCAATCTTTCTTAGATTACCTCAGCGCTAAAGAGAAAGAGAAGTTTCAAGAAGCCCTTCAAGTGAAAATGTCGCTTGATATTGTGGCTTTAGATAAGCTGATAAATACAGGAATGGGCAAGCAAATTTTATCTTTTGCTTCTGGTGCGATCGCTCGTCGCGATCAAGCCAGTACACAAGCCCTACGTTCTGCCCTCATCATCGGAGCAAAATCACCAGAAGGTCTAGGATTAATCAGCTTTTTAGAAGCATATCCTAGTAATCAACTAGTTGTTGATGTGTCAAAAATTTCTAAGCTAGTTGGACTAGCAAATTCCTCTTCTAATTCTGCTAATGCACTACCAAAAGATAATGTAAGTTCTTCACCTTTTGGGAAAATTGCACTGCAATATCAAATACTCGCCGCCCAAGATAAACAGTTTTCAGGTTGCTTATTTGGCGATTCTATTTCGGCGGGGCTTGGTAATACCCTTGGGAGTGGCACTTTTAATTTTGGGTTAAATGGCTTAAGCACAATCTCTTTACTGGAACAATTGAAAAGTTTAATTCCTACTAAAGTTAAATGCGAAAAAGCTATTATTGCCGTAGGTGGGAATGATGCTTGGTATGGAATTAGTGATGAATTGTTTAGCAAAAATCTCCAAGAAGCGATCGCACTTGTTAGAACAATGGGAAATAAAGAGATTTTTCTGATTCCGGCTTTTTATTCAACAGTTGCAGCCAGCTTAGATCCAACTGTATCAGCCCCACTTCCTAAAGTTGAACAAATTAATGTTCTGATTAATCAAGTCGCTGAAAAAGAAAAAGTGCCAGTTGCAGCAGCAGGGCTAGCACCATTGTATGAGAATAATGTTCTTAAAGAGAATTTGACGAGTGATGGCGACCATCTCAATGCTGAGGGTCTAAAAATTTATCGACAAGCATTATTACAAATCCTGGAAAAATAA
- the dprA gene encoding DNA-processing protein DprA — protein MVEEGAYWIAWAQISGIGPVLLRRLQQHFGTLATAWNATKVELGEVEGFGFQTLEKVVQQRSRLHPEQLFTKHQQENSHFWTPADADYPRLLLETPSPPPILYYRGEVELQENLGQKPMVGIVGTRQPSEYGIRWTRQISTALAKNGFTVVSGMAEGIDTESHSAAMKAGGRTIAVLGTGVDVIYPHKNRDLYKQILTAGLVVSEYPTKTPPDRTHFPRRNRIIAGLSRAILVMEAPLKSGALITATYANEFGRDVYALPGRVDDHPSQGCLKLLSQGASLIVKELDELLTMLGAIPQIDGVEASTAPEKLMPTLSPELQTVMDAFTSDALPFDFIVQQSGMAAGSVSGALLQLELIGLVSQLPGMRYQKS, from the coding sequence GTGGTGGAAGAAGGCGCATATTGGATAGCTTGGGCGCAAATTTCGGGAATTGGCCCGGTATTATTGCGACGGCTGCAACAGCATTTTGGCACGCTGGCAACAGCTTGGAACGCTACCAAGGTAGAGTTAGGAGAAGTGGAGGGTTTTGGTTTTCAGACACTAGAAAAAGTAGTACAACAGCGATCGCGTTTGCACCCAGAACAACTATTCACCAAGCATCAGCAGGAAAATTCCCATTTCTGGACACCAGCAGATGCAGATTATCCCCGCTTACTGCTGGAAACTCCCAGTCCACCGCCGATTTTGTACTATCGCGGTGAAGTTGAACTTCAAGAAAATCTCGGACAAAAACCGATGGTTGGTATTGTCGGCACACGCCAACCTTCAGAATATGGCATCCGTTGGACTCGCCAAATTAGTACAGCTTTAGCTAAAAATGGCTTTACAGTTGTTTCTGGGATGGCAGAGGGAATTGACACAGAAAGCCACAGTGCTGCAATGAAAGCAGGTGGACGCACGATCGCAGTTTTGGGAACTGGTGTAGATGTGATCTATCCACATAAAAATCGGGATTTGTACAAGCAAATTTTGACGGCTGGTTTAGTTGTGAGTGAGTACCCCACAAAAACCCCACCCGATCGCACGCACTTTCCCCGCCGCAACCGGATTATTGCAGGTTTAAGCCGCGCTATCTTGGTAATGGAAGCGCCATTAAAATCTGGTGCGTTAATTACTGCTACATACGCAAATGAATTTGGCAGAGATGTCTATGCCTTACCTGGAAGAGTGGACGATCATCCATCTCAAGGATGCTTAAAGTTACTGAGTCAGGGAGCTTCTTTGATTGTCAAGGAATTGGATGAATTGTTAACAATGCTGGGAGCAATACCACAAATTGATGGAGTCGAGGCTTCCACAGCGCCAGAAAAGTTAATGCCAACTTTATCGCCAGAATTGCAAACGGTAATGGATGCGTTTACAAGTGATGCTTTACCCTTTGATTTTATTGTCCAACAAAGCGGCATGGCTGCTGGCTCAGTTTCGGGTGCTTTGTTGCAGTTGGAACTTATAGGTTTAGTTTCGCAATTACCAGGGATGCGGTATCAAAAAAGTTAA
- a CDS encoding serine hydrolase → MSESSDELTAFSRRQPLNRRQRPQKVQKVAQKKVKANSQQQAANGREAALARSKNRVAPPPTPSATRRVKSGLVMPTAVKPIPTVKGKIPPFRPGAVMVKTVRMEKPKRGLRSSRKTRLKPMAKTMLYVVRLLIVGVGMGAIVGTVLSVLDPANRISTTSTPQSNSNVARSQPQSTQAPPTASSSLYLSQEIISLKNAVQNLAANYPNLAPGVFLVDLDTGNYVDVNGSTSFPAASTIKVPILLAFFQDVDAGKIRLDEMLTMQQDMVAGGSGDMGSKPAGTKYNALEVVTKMITISDNTATNMLIARLGGMEALNQRFRTWGLTTTTIRNILPDLQGTNTTSPKELSNLMAIVSQGNLVSMPSRDLMLDILRRTQRDTLLPSGLGTGARAFHKTGDIGTMLADTGLIVVPTGKRYIATVMVQRPENDPRAEKLISSISRAAYQEFSQNAVTPNSTTSTIPANGYQPQIGNPALPNSTTGTVPMSGYQPPVISPVPNGMGSTVPANGYQSPVMNPQYYPQR, encoded by the coding sequence GTGTCAGAGTCAAGTGACGAACTAACAGCTTTCTCGCGGCGACAACCCCTAAATCGCCGCCAACGTCCACAAAAAGTTCAAAAAGTGGCGCAAAAGAAAGTTAAAGCTAATAGCCAGCAGCAAGCTGCCAATGGACGAGAAGCGGCGCTAGCACGCTCCAAAAATCGCGTTGCTCCCCCCCCAACCCCTAGTGCTACACGTAGGGTAAAATCGGGATTAGTCATGCCAACGGCAGTAAAACCAATACCAACTGTAAAGGGGAAAATTCCTCCCTTTCGACCAGGTGCTGTAATGGTGAAAACAGTGCGGATGGAAAAGCCAAAAAGAGGCCTGCGTTCATCGCGGAAAACGCGATTAAAGCCAATGGCCAAAACTATGTTGTATGTTGTGCGCTTGTTGATAGTGGGTGTTGGAATGGGTGCAATTGTGGGCACGGTGTTGTCAGTATTAGACCCGGCTAATCGCATTAGTACAACTTCTACACCTCAATCTAATAGTAATGTGGCGCGATCGCAGCCACAATCTACCCAAGCTCCCCCAACTGCATCTTCGAGCTTATATCTATCTCAGGAAATTATCTCTTTGAAAAATGCCGTGCAAAATTTGGCAGCGAACTACCCAAATCTTGCACCCGGTGTTTTCTTGGTAGATTTGGACACTGGTAATTACGTGGATGTTAACGGCTCTACCAGTTTTCCAGCAGCTAGCACAATTAAAGTGCCGATTCTACTTGCCTTTTTCCAGGATGTGGATGCGGGGAAAATTCGCCTTGATGAAATGCTGACCATGCAACAGGATATGGTAGCTGGCGGTTCTGGAGATATGGGGTCAAAACCAGCCGGAACCAAGTACAATGCCCTGGAAGTCGTCACTAAAATGATTACAATCAGCGATAACACGGCGACAAATATGCTGATTGCTCGGCTAGGAGGGATGGAGGCGTTAAACCAGCGTTTCCGCACTTGGGGATTGACAACCACAACAATTCGTAATATTTTGCCAGATTTGCAAGGGACAAATACTACTAGTCCCAAAGAATTGTCGAATTTGATGGCTATTGTGAGTCAGGGAAATTTAGTCAGTATGCCATCACGCGATCTCATGCTCGATATCTTGCGTCGCACCCAAAGGGACACTCTACTACCATCGGGTTTGGGAACAGGCGCAAGAGCATTCCATAAAACGGGCGATATCGGGACTATGCTGGCAGATACAGGTTTAATTGTTGTTCCCACTGGCAAGCGCTATATAGCTACCGTCATGGTACAACGCCCCGAAAACGACCCTCGCGCCGAAAAACTGATTAGCTCAATTTCTCGTGCTGCCTACCAAGAGTTTAGCCAAAATGCTGTTACACCCAACAGTACCACAAGCACTATACCCGCAAATGGTTATCAGCCCCAAATTGGGAATCCTGCTTTACCCAACAGTACGACAGGTACTGTACCTATGAGTGGTTATCAGCCCCCTGTTATCAGTCCTGTACCTAATGGGATGGGAAGTACTGTACCGGCAAATGGTTATCAGTCTCCAGTTATGAATCCTCAGTATTACCCTCAAAGATAA
- a CDS encoding RNA methyltransferase, translating into MGLAGLRIVLVEPAGPINIGAIARVMKNFGLYNLVLVNPQCDPLSTEALMMAVHAQEIIESAVLVATLPEALHGCVRAIATTGRVRSLETPLENPRTALPWLLEEPEKPTALIFGREDRGLSNEELNYAQRFVGIPTSQDYVALNLATAVAICCYELSQSAQQFDTQTITQTELAPLDVLEGYYQQLESLLLKIGYVYPHTAASRMGKFRQLYNRAHLKTREVAMLRGILQQVEWALKNQGDGENL; encoded by the coding sequence ATGGGCTTGGCTGGATTAAGAATTGTGTTGGTAGAACCAGCTGGGCCGATAAATATCGGGGCGATCGCCAGGGTAATGAAAAATTTCGGGTTATATAATTTAGTATTAGTGAACCCCCAATGCGATCCGCTCTCGACGGAAGCTTTGATGATGGCTGTTCACGCTCAGGAAATTATAGAATCTGCCGTATTAGTGGCAACCCTACCAGAAGCATTGCATGGATGTGTACGAGCGATCGCTACAACCGGTCGCGTTCGCAGTTTAGAAACACCTTTAGAAAACCCCCGCACTGCACTACCCTGGTTACTAGAGGAACCAGAAAAGCCCACAGCGCTGATTTTTGGCAGGGAAGACCGGGGATTAAGCAATGAAGAATTAAATTATGCCCAGAGGTTTGTTGGTATTCCCACTAGTCAAGATTATGTAGCCTTGAATTTAGCTACTGCTGTGGCAATCTGTTGTTATGAATTGTCACAATCTGCCCAACAATTTGACACTCAGACCATAACCCAAACTGAACTCGCACCCTTAGATGTTTTAGAGGGATACTACCAACAATTAGAATCACTATTACTGAAAATTGGTTATGTATATCCCCATACAGCAGCTAGTCGCATGGGAAAATTTCGCCAACTATATAATCGCGCTCACCTGAAAACTAGGGAAGTAGCTATGCTGCGAGGAATTTTGCAGCAGGTAGAATGGGCTTTGAAAAACCAGGGGGATGGTGAAAACTTATAA
- the thrB gene encoding homoserine kinase — protein MSVVSAITVTVPATTANLGPGFDCIGAALKLYNEFKFTRLEEGGLIIHVTGTEAERVQTDESNLLYQAFVKFYQHIEQTPPTVKIEIKLGVPLARGLGSSATAIVGGLVAANQLEGATLSQSQVMELAIAMEGHPDNIVPALLGGCRLAATSGTAWEICDVPWHKDVVPVVGIPNFELSTSEARGVLPTEVSRADAIFNTAHLGLLLRGLETGNGQWLKTALQDKLHQPYRKALIPGYDAVNIAAVSAGAYGMVISGAGPTLLALADKLHSKAVEAAMLAAWQEEGITAEVRSLSLDTQGAKSF, from the coding sequence ATGTCTGTTGTTTCTGCCATCACTGTTACTGTTCCCGCCACAACTGCTAATTTGGGGCCTGGTTTTGATTGCATCGGTGCAGCTTTAAAGCTGTACAACGAGTTCAAATTTACTCGCCTAGAAGAAGGTGGGCTAATTATTCATGTCACTGGTACGGAAGCTGAACGAGTCCAAACTGATGAAAGCAATCTCCTTTACCAAGCGTTTGTCAAATTCTATCAACATATAGAGCAAACGCCGCCAACTGTGAAAATAGAGATTAAGTTAGGTGTCCCACTGGCGAGGGGTTTGGGTAGTTCGGCGACAGCGATTGTGGGCGGATTAGTTGCTGCAAATCAACTTGAGGGTGCTACTCTTTCTCAGTCGCAGGTGATGGAGTTAGCGATCGCAATGGAAGGACATCCTGATAATATAGTGCCAGCTTTGCTGGGAGGGTGTCGTCTGGCTGCTACCAGTGGCACAGCTTGGGAAATTTGTGATGTTCCCTGGCATAAAGATGTTGTACCAGTTGTAGGTATTCCTAATTTTGAACTTTCCACTTCAGAGGCGCGGGGCGTTTTGCCAACTGAGGTGAGTCGCGCTGATGCAATTTTCAATACGGCACATTTGGGGTTACTGTTGCGCGGCTTGGAAACTGGTAACGGACAATGGTTAAAAACAGCTTTGCAAGATAAATTGCATCAGCCCTATCGCAAAGCTTTGATTCCTGGTTATGATGCTGTCAACATCGCAGCTGTTAGTGCTGGTGCTTATGGTATGGTAATTAGTGGTGCGGGGCCGACACTGTTAGCTTTGGCGGATAAATTACACTCAAAGGCTGTGGAGGCGGCGATGTTAGCTGCTTGGCAAGAAGAAGGAATTACAGCCGAGGTGCGATCGCTTTCTCTCGATACCCAAGGCGCAAAAAGCTTTTAA
- a CDS encoding ISAs1 family transposase — MIIKSCNDYVIAVKNNQPKLHSHIQRIAALRKPTSRIVETEKIRDRLTTRTVEVFHEIKGIDPKWIGINSLIRVERVGTRKGKKYHEIVCYISSLLGTAKEFAIGIRGHWGIENRLHWVKDVVFKEDSSTIRMGNAPANLSITRAIALNIIRRNSYASITIAHRFLSHDIDKLLALVE; from the coding sequence ATGATTATAAAAAGTTGTAACGATTACGTCATTGCAGTTAAAAATAATCAGCCAAAACTACATAGCCATATTCAACGCATTGCTGCTCTGAGAAAACCAACAAGTCGTATAGTTGAGACAGAGAAAATTAGAGATAGATTGACAACACGTACTGTAGAAGTATTCCATGAGATCAAGGGAATTGATCCAAAATGGATAGGGATAAACTCTTTAATTAGAGTGGAAAGAGTTGGAACAAGAAAAGGCAAAAAATATCACGAAATTGTCTGTTATATTAGCAGTCTGCTCGGTACAGCTAAAGAATTTGCTATCGGTATTCGCGGTCATTGGGGTATCGAAAATCGCCTCCACTGGGTGAAAGATGTTGTTTTCAAAGAAGATAGTTCCACAATCCGTATGGGTAATGCTCCGGCAAATCTTTCCATTACCAGAGCAATCGCACTCAACATCATTCGCCGCAATAGTTATGCTTCTATAACAATTGCTCACAGATTTCTATCTCATGATATTGACAAACTCCTTGCCCTTGTGGAATGA
- a CDS encoding ISAs1 family transposase, translating to MGANLIEQLKQVEDFRTKDGRRHPLWLVLLFVIMGTMNGYVGYRGWGDFVNRHSRVLIKKFGIQKHGVPSYSTIRRVVMGVEFDKLAEKFNDWAKSYVEIEELEWCAMDGKSIKGTVKDYNSSQQNFVSIVSVFACKRGLVVGMKKFENHDKSEIQVVQDLITAMDLQGVVFSFDSLHCQKKLVR from the coding sequence ATGGGTGCGAATCTAATCGAACAGTTAAAGCAAGTGGAAGACTTTAGGACAAAAGATGGTCGAAGACATCCACTTTGGTTGGTTTTATTGTTTGTAATAATGGGCACTATGAATGGATATGTGGGATATCGTGGGTGGGGAGATTTTGTGAATAGGCATAGTCGGGTATTAATAAAGAAATTTGGTATCCAAAAACATGGAGTTCCATCTTATTCAACTATCCGACGTGTAGTGATGGGAGTAGAGTTTGATAAGCTGGCGGAAAAATTCAATGATTGGGCTAAAAGTTATGTTGAAATAGAAGAATTAGAATGGTGTGCTATGGATGGGAAAAGTATTAAGGGGACGGTGAAAGACTACAATTCATCTCAGCAAAATTTTGTCAGCATAGTATCAGTATTTGCTTGTAAAAGAGGGCTGGTCGTCGGGATGAAAAAATTTGAAAACCATGATAAAAGCGAAATCCAGGTTGTACAAGATTTAATTACAGCAATGGATCTACAAGGTGTGGTTTTCAGCTTTGATTCCTTACATTGCCAAAAAAAACTTGTGAGATGA
- a CDS encoding S-layer family protein, with translation MKTRSVGLGLVNGMLTSVMLLPLGTIFLWSGSVNAQITSDGSLNTTVSQNGNNFTITNGSAADSNLFHSFGQFSVPTGGSATFNLINTPNISTIFSRVTGGSVSNIDGLIQTLNSTNPVSLFLLNPSGILFGSNASLNISGSFVGTTAESIKFADGFKFNANDAAPPALLTMSVPVGLQLGANAGTIRTQGTPALNFFFRPSQMFKAKTVALVGSEIDINQTSLANPDGRVELWALRNAEVGLNNQAGLQLTSPALADWGTVSLRQSSLIDTSGINGGAINIRGRGLTVADGSGISSATGNFGQGQGITVKTTEFVDLLGASVPENYDTPGLFTSVSGTGAKAGDINIETERLRILNGAWLQSINNGFAFDFSTFQSTPINDTSTGNITVRAKDVEVNGYNPFLSPFTGIANFRPSAITTLVNGGNRNNSGRITIEADRVRLLNGGRISTDILGFNFPGFESITTGNAGDISIRSAESLEIKGVTPSGLTGAVISAIQGFAKGSGGNITIDTGRLQVADGGAISSALSGTGKAGNIEIYAKDVEVSDPAIDSFSNTFSGITVAVAKDGVGQGGNINLQAERLRVFDGGQITSSSLGQGSAGSVNLRVNNIDVQGISQPLADGRILPSTITASSANAFTARSVNITADSLSVRDGAEITVSNSGTGDAGNLNINARNIFLDNGANLRAEVNGGSRGNIRLQASDFLLLRRGSSIITNARGASTGGNIDISAGSIIAVPTENSDISANAVLGQGGNIQITTQGIFGLEFRDQLTTDSDITASSQFGVSGTVQVNTIGVDPNSGLVELPANVIDSSQQIASGCSANQGSTFVATGRGGVPQNPTQEIRSDRTWSDIRDISAYRKTQPLQAQIPPSSEVLVQATSWHRNADGKIELITNKSPVQVQQALNCAAVPKS, from the coding sequence ATGAAAACACGCTCTGTTGGATTGGGTTTGGTTAATGGAATGTTGACAAGTGTCATGCTATTGCCATTAGGAACAATATTTCTTTGGAGTGGCTCTGTCAATGCTCAAATCACCTCAGATGGCAGTCTCAACACCACCGTTTCCCAAAATGGCAATAATTTCACGATTACCAATGGTAGTGCCGCAGACAGTAATCTCTTTCACAGCTTTGGGCAGTTTTCTGTTCCCACTGGTGGTTCAGCCACATTCAATTTAATTAACACCCCGAACATCTCCACAATTTTCAGCCGAGTCACAGGGGGTAGTGTTTCTAATATAGATGGCTTGATTCAGACTCTTAATAGCACCAACCCTGTTAGTCTATTTCTCCTTAATCCTAGCGGCATTCTCTTTGGCTCTAATGCCAGCTTAAATATTAGTGGGTCATTTGTTGGGACTACTGCCGAGAGCATAAAATTTGCGGACGGATTCAAGTTTAATGCCAATGATGCCGCACCACCGGCCTTATTAACTATGAGTGTGCCAGTTGGATTGCAACTTGGAGCCAATGCCGGAACCATTCGCACCCAAGGAACCCCAGCACTCAATTTCTTTTTTCGCCCATCACAAATGTTCAAGGCTAAAACTGTGGCGTTGGTGGGTAGTGAAATCGACATCAATCAAACCAGCCTTGCTAATCCTGACGGAAGAGTTGAATTATGGGCATTGCGGAATGCTGAGGTTGGTTTGAATAATCAAGCTGGATTGCAACTAACTAGCCCTGCTTTGGCTGACTGGGGAACAGTTTCGCTCAGACAATCTTCACTCATCGATACAAGTGGGATTAATGGCGGAGCAATCAACATTCGAGGGCGGGGTTTGACCGTTGCCGATGGTTCAGGAATTAGTTCTGCTACTGGTAATTTTGGACAAGGGCAGGGTATCACCGTCAAAACAACGGAATTTGTAGATTTATTGGGAGCCTCTGTCCCAGAGAATTATGACACCCCTGGATTATTCACTAGTGTATCGGGAACTGGGGCAAAAGCAGGAGACATTAACATTGAAACTGAACGTTTACGGATTCTGAATGGAGCTTGGTTACAGTCCATTAATAATGGCTTTGCCTTTGACTTTTCAACTTTTCAGTCAACCCCAATCAACGATACTAGTACTGGAAATATTACTGTTCGTGCTAAAGATGTGGAAGTGAACGGATACAACCCATTTCTTTCTCCTTTTACTGGTATTGCTAATTTCCGACCTAGCGCTATTACTACTTTGGTAAATGGTGGTAACAGGAATAATAGTGGCAGGATCACCATTGAGGCAGATCGAGTTCGTCTGCTCAACGGAGGTCGCATCAGTACAGATATCCTTGGCTTTAACTTTCCTGGTTTTGAGTCCATTACTACTGGCAATGCAGGGGACATCTCGATCCGATCTGCTGAGAGTCTCGAAATTAAGGGGGTCACACCTTCTGGGTTGACTGGTGCTGTCATCAGTGCAATTCAAGGTTTTGCAAAAGGTTCAGGCGGCAATATCACGATCGACACTGGACGTTTGCAAGTAGCAGATGGTGGGGCTATATCTAGTGCGCTATCAGGTACTGGCAAAGCTGGAAATATCGAGATTTATGCAAAAGATGTAGAAGTCAGCGACCCTGCGATCGATAGTTTTAGCAATACATTTAGTGGTATCACTGTTGCAGTAGCGAAGGATGGAGTTGGTCAGGGTGGAAATATTAACCTGCAAGCTGAACGCCTGCGTGTTTTCGACGGTGGACAGATCACCTCATCCAGCTTGGGACAAGGATCTGCTGGCAGTGTTAATTTACGGGTTAATAATATTGATGTGCAGGGCATCTCTCAACCTTTAGCTGATGGTCGGATACTGCCCAGTACTATCACTGCATCCTCAGCAAATGCCTTTACTGCTCGGTCAGTAAATATCACAGCTGACAGCTTGAGTGTTCGTGATGGGGCGGAAATTACCGTCAGCAATTCTGGAACAGGGGATGCGGGTAATCTCAATATTAACGCTCGTAATATCTTTTTGGATAATGGAGCAAACCTGCGAGCTGAAGTGAATGGAGGTAGTCGTGGTAACATCCGTCTCCAAGCAAGTGATTTTCTCTTGTTGCGGCGTGGCAGTAGCATCATCACTAATGCTCGTGGTGCTTCTACAGGAGGCAACATTGATATTAGTGCAGGGTCTATTATCGCTGTCCCAACAGAAAACAGTGACATTTCAGCAAATGCTGTACTCGGACAAGGCGGCAACATCCAAATCACTACTCAAGGCATCTTCGGATTGGAATTCCGTGACCAACTCACTACCGATAGTGATATCACCGCCAGTTCACAATTTGGGGTAAGTGGCACTGTTCAAGTTAATACTATCGGTGTCGATCCAAATTCTGGCTTAGTTGAACTACCAGCAAATGTCATCGATTCATCTCAACAAATAGCCAGTGGTTGTTCTGCAAACCAAGGTAGTACTTTTGTGGCAACAGGACGGGGTGGTGTGCCGCAAAATCCAACTCAGGAAATTAGGAGCGATCGCACTTGGTCTGATATCCGCGACATCTCTGCATATCGCAAAACACAGCCACTACAAGCCCAAATTCCCCCATCCTCAGAGGTTCTTGTCCAAGCCACTTCTTGGCATCGCAATGCTGACGGCAAAATTGAGTTAATAACAAATAAATCTCCCGTTCAGGTGCAACAGGCATTAAACTGTGCTGCTGTTCCCAAGAGTTAA